The following are from one region of the Rhodopirellula sp. P2 genome:
- a CDS encoding alkene reductase: MNSSSSNSSQSALFQPLELGGLTLPNRIVMAPLTRARAGVERMANEMMAEYYTQRASAGLLISEATVVSEQGIGWPQSPGISTDEMAESWKVVVDSVHQAGGRIFLQLWHTGRASHSDFHNGELPVAPSAIAIEGDGVHTPSGKKPYEVPRALETSELPGIVEDYRQAAKRAKAAGFDGVEIHSANGYLLDEFLQSKSNQRDDQYGGSIENRYRLLGEVVDAVTSVWSNDRVGVRLAPNGSFNDMGSPEYVEQFTYVARQLDAHGLAYLHVMDGTGFGFHELGPAMTLADFRKVFSGTLMGNVGYTRESAEEAIVDGSADLIAFGRPFISNPDLVERFANGWPLAETADMSVWYSHDAHGYTDFPTYEAASSEDTVEEPEACNAE, encoded by the coding sequence ATGAACAGTTCCAGTTCCAATTCGTCCCAGTCCGCATTGTTCCAGCCTCTCGAACTGGGTGGGCTGACGCTGCCCAACCGGATCGTGATGGCTCCGCTGACACGAGCACGCGCCGGGGTGGAACGCATGGCCAATGAAATGATGGCCGAGTACTACACGCAACGAGCTTCCGCCGGTCTGCTCATTAGCGAAGCGACCGTGGTGTCTGAACAAGGCATTGGTTGGCCGCAGTCACCGGGCATCTCCACCGATGAAATGGCGGAAAGTTGGAAGGTCGTGGTCGACTCGGTTCACCAAGCCGGTGGCCGAATCTTTCTGCAGTTGTGGCACACCGGACGTGCATCGCACAGTGATTTTCATAACGGTGAACTGCCGGTGGCACCCTCGGCCATCGCGATCGAAGGCGACGGCGTGCACACCCCATCGGGAAAGAAGCCATACGAAGTGCCACGTGCTCTCGAAACCAGCGAACTGCCAGGCATCGTGGAAGATTATCGCCAGGCGGCCAAACGGGCGAAGGCAGCTGGATTCGATGGCGTCGAAATCCACTCCGCCAATGGCTACCTGCTGGATGAATTCTTGCAGTCCAAGTCGAATCAACGCGATGATCAATACGGCGGCAGCATTGAGAACCGCTACCGTTTGCTGGGTGAGGTTGTCGATGCGGTCACCAGCGTTTGGTCCAACGATCGTGTTGGCGTTCGGTTGGCTCCCAACGGTTCGTTCAACGACATGGGGTCACCCGAATACGTCGAGCAGTTCACGTATGTGGCTCGCCAGCTGGATGCGCATGGACTTGCCTACTTGCACGTGATGGACGGCACCGGGTTTGGTTTCCATGAACTTGGTCCTGCGATGACGCTCGCGGATTTCCGAAAGGTCTTCAGTGGTACGTTGATGGGCAACGTTGGCTACACCCGGGAGTCCGCGGAAGAGGCCATCGTGGACGGTTCGGCGGATTTGATTGCTTTTGGCCGGCCGTTCATCAGCAATCCGGACCTCGTCGAACGTTTCGCCAACGGTTGGCCTTTGGCTGAAACAGCCGACATGTCGGTTTGGTATTCGCACGATGCGCATGGTTACACGGACTTCCCAACCTATGAAGCTGCCTCGTCCGAAGACACTGTCGAAGAACCTGAAGCCTGCAACGCGGAATAA